A DNA window from Mytilus edulis chromosome 14, xbMytEdul2.2, whole genome shotgun sequence contains the following coding sequences:
- the LOC139504327 gene encoding uncharacterized protein, which yields MVVTLYSPDDMDDDSLNLLTSDVGISNAYTSGRIVHLMTRVCMSVLLQNGGTPLHCAAYNGHLDIVRYLVNVGCEKEARDKNGATPLLYAAAGGLLDIICYLASVGCNIHSRSKDGLTALHGAAWNGHLNVTKWLIEEGGISSLVITSTGETPYMLAAAEDSQDSPEIKKRKKEIMDYLKTVMAKEDPEMITGTLKQIDKTHLVKGPYAEIKIFSDMEFQGLLSSGSYKCYWNRVFLTGPFGVGKTCLAKILVGDEAPEHRESTDGIWIYLGRAGMNIKERCWIFLEKGTILNATVQSLLRSKEMAIPGIEKFNEDMAGSIDAKHREEIQNKGSISSSSGQVTSSPGAAKRKEEMPDRNDVKSNVNTPGVLKLKSRLKAFFGLSSRKQKVLKGQNVANLKSSNDESALMHGATRDDSAGREGDTKDKLTAKDISEEEIIQLIRSECNKGNYEMVIVPIDLWDFGGQKIYHLTHQLFISSRGTFVLIFNGSKGINEEIPDYIDLPGCKNQRNTAVYLVHWVNSVLTYCKTLTENGGYPKIKFVATHKDQVKGDIEEQRRILEDSIEKLFENHGGKQHLQYQPLIFVDARNKEDKELDTLKKQLVEVALDHPYCGEPMPTKFVPLELQLAKKVEEKKKVLSIGELNDLNQQNEKHALTPDQLQKFLKVNHALGKLIYFDEACLRDTVIIDPVFLVDVLRSIVTDEQFWPEHLIEILGDLKESGKLLKKDLHEIWKQDCFKEISEHKDYMVEMLVHLDIICRQKDDENESEFFLVPCMISTKREDSQQIDFDRSIHLAYMFKEEVVPPAILYRFIATFISMWKLRVSTKSSRLMIFTDSADVTIDNEHDMRIDIQGNRIIVSLSHKESQISIVHTIASTAQECLTHAITNISNFYFSVSDDSDCTRDLPFTIQIGIVCGSGLCFFDHTLRSNMSKEEWTCHDHNRIHKTNIVSKWFADKLPMKADICQEDCPGLDMAWLDSNPNDRHLGRFAAEMTIEETRKMYIHLKEKNPVSSWDNIKESSNRWAFDVKMNALYDWKKSSQNATFKQLQNSLKEEDIDIHKLCQISREVQKQFDKPRDMLHLRPLGSSVQQLPDHIGNQTYQLGIELGLEVVKMQQIERNHVTNLRSQTEAVLNHWRRLPEATYEVLFKALQRLELSSVLPYITYGVGLPEQAEERIIQDIDISQTLDYMMSHLVISSDDRRSIEQHVRQDDQNKALLEIVNKRGESTYTVFVDALRKSGYTDLADELKSNSQEEGSSEALEPQNKGLSDWTVPVYRVRLQKNYSTIIDCINHEKIVDHLISCDILTIADSQMINACPAQIQKNRKLMDILLHGSEKGFIEFLKALREDSVTTELADEIESTLVTSRNISTMHGCYK from the exons ATGGTGGTGACACTTTACTCACCTGATGACATGGATGATGACTCATTAAATTTACTTACAAGTGATGTTGGTATCTCTAATGCATACACCTCTGGAAG aATTGTTCACTTAATGACAAGAGTTTGTATGTCTGTTTTATTACAGAATGGAGGCACACCATTACATTGTGCTGCTTACAATGGACACCTAGATATAGTCCGTTATCTTGTAAACGTCGGCTGTGAAAAGGAAGCACGTGACAAG AATGGCGCCACACCATTATTGTATGCTGCAGCAGGAGGACTTCTGGATATTATATGTTATCTGGCCAGCGTTGGATGTAATATACATTCCAGATCAAAG GACGGACTCACAGCGTTACACGGGGCTGCTTGGAATGGACATTTAAATGTCACCAAATGGTTAATAGAAGAAGGAGGAATCAGTTCACTGGTCATAACATCTACG GGTGAGACTCCATATATGCTGGCTGCAGCAGAGGACAGCCAGGATTCTCCAGAGATAAAAAAGAGGAAGAAAGAAATTATGGATTACCTCAAG ACTGTCATGGCAAAGGAAGACCCCGAAATGATCACAGGAACCCTAAAGCAAATAGATAAAACACATTTAGTCAAAG GACCTTATGCAGAAATAAAGATTTTTTCGGATATGGAATTTCAAGGTCTGTTAAGCAGCGGATCATACAAATGTTACTGGAACCGTGTATTTCTTACCGGTCCATTTGGTGTCGGCAAGACATGTTTAGCCAAAATTCTAGTGGGAGATGAGGCTCCAGAACATCGGGAGTCAACAGATGGTATATGGATTTATCTCGGCAGAGCTGGAATGAATATAAAGGAACGTTGTTGGATTTTCTTGGAAAAGG GGACTATATTGAATGCAACCGTGCAAAGTTTGCTAAGGAgtaaagaaatggcaataccagGTATTGAAAAATTTAACGAGGATATGGCAGGTTCTATTGATGCTAAACACAGGGAGGAAATCCAAAACAAAGGTTCTATATCATCTAGTTCAGGTCAAGTTACGTCCAGTCCAGGGGCTGCAAAACGTAAAGAGGAAATGCCAGATCGAAATGATGTTAAGTCTAATGTCAATACTCCTGGTGTACTCAAACTGAAGTCAAGGTTGAAAGCTTTCTTCGGTCTCTCAAGTCGAAAACAGAAAGTATTAAAAG GTCAAAATGTTGCAAATCTTAAATCTTCAAATGATGAAAGTGCTCTGATGCATGGAGCTACTAGAGATGATAGTGCTGGGAGAGAGGGAGACACTAAAGATAAATTGACTGCCAAGGACATTTCAGAGGAGGAAATTATTCAACTAATCCGATCTGAATGTAATAAAGGCAATTACGAAATGGTAATTGTCCCCATAGATTTATGGGACTTTGGCGGTCAAAAGATATATCACTTGACACACCAACTCTTCATATCTAGCAGAGGCACTTTTGTATTAATATTCAATGGTAGTAAAGGTATTAACGAAGAAATACCTGACTACATAGACTTACCTGGCTGTAAAAACCAACGGAATACAGCAG TCTATCTCGTCCATTGGGTTAATTCAGTCCTTACATATTGTAAGACTTTGACTGAAAATGGAGGATACCCAAAAATCAAATTTGTTGCAACACACAAAGATCAAGTAAAA GGTGATATTGAGGAACAGAGACGAATTTTAGAAGACTCAATCGAAAAACTCTTCGAAAATCATGGAGGAAAACAACATCTTCAATATCAACCACTTATTTTTGTGGATGCAAGAAACAAAGAGGACAAAGAATTAGACACATTGAAGAAGCAGTTGGTGGAAGTTGCATTAGACCATCCTTATTGTGGAGAACCTATGCCAACAAAGTTTGTACCCCTTGAACTTCAATTAGCCAAAAAAGTAGAGGAGAAAAAGAAAGTACTATCCATTGGTGAATTGAATGACCTTAACCAGCAGAATGAAAAACATGCATTAACCCCAGATCAGCTACAAAAGTTCCTGAAGGTTAACCATGCCCTGGGAAAACTGATCTACTTCGATGAAGCTTGCTTGAGAGATACTGTTATCATTGACCCAGTATTTTTGGTAGACGTGCTACGTTCCATCGTTACTGACGAACAGTTTTGGCCAGAACATCTCATTGAAATATTAGGAGACCTCAAAGAGAGtggaaaattgttgaaaaaggATTTACATGAAATATGGAAACAAGACTGTTTCAAGGAGATCTCAGAGCATAAAGATTATATGGTAGAAATGTTAGTTCATCTGGACATAATTTGTAGACAAAAAGACGACGAAAATGAATCTGAATTTTTCTTAGTTCCATGCATGATAAGCACCAAAAGAGAAGACAGCCAACAGATAGATTTTGACAGAAGCATACATCTGGCTTATATGTTTAAGGAGGAAGTTGTACCACCTGCTATCCTTTACCGATTCATTGCGACTTTTATATCAATGTGGAAGCTTCGAGTCAGCACTAAATCCAGTCGCTTGATGATCTTCACAGACAGTGCTGATGTTACAATTGATAATGAACACGATATGAGAATTGACATTCAGGGAAACAGAATCATAGTTTCTCTTTCTCACAAAGAAAGCCAAATTTCCATTGTACATACAATAGCATCAACAGCTCAGGAATGCCTCACACATGCCATCACAAACATTTCCAATTTCTATTTCTCAGTTTCAGATGATTCTGATTGCACTAGAGATTTGCCATTCACCATTCAAATTGGAATAGTTTGTGGGTCAGGTCTTTGCTTTTTTGACCACACGTTGAGATCGAACATGTCTAAGGAAGAATGGACATGTCATGATCACAATAGAATACACAAGACTAATATTGTGTCCAAATGGTTTGCAGACAAG TTACCTATGAAGGCTGACATATGCCAGGAAGATTGTCCGG GTCTAGATATGGCATGGCTAGATAGTAATCCGAATGATAGACACTTGGGACGCTTCGCAGCTGAAATGACAATTgaagaaacaagaaaaatgtaTATCCACCTTAAGGAAAAAAATCCAGTTAGTTCTTGGGATAATATTAAGGAATCAAGCAACAGATGGGCCTTTGATGTAAAAATGAATGCTCTTTATGACTGGAAAAAGAGTTCACAAAATGCTACATTTAAGCAGCTTCAGAACAGTTTGAAAGAAGAAGATATCGACATCCACAAATTATGTCAG ATATCAAGAGAAGTTCAAAAACAGTTTG ACAAACCAAGAGACATGTTGCATCTTAGACCATTAGGTTCAAGTGTACAACAACTGCCTGATCATATAGGTAATCAAACTTATCAGCTTGGAATAGAACTTGGACTTGAAGTGGTTAAGATGCAACAGATTGAAAGAAACCATGTTACAAATCTTCGTAGCCAAACAGAGGCGGTCCTGAACCATTGGAGGAGACTTCCAGAAGCTACATATGAAGTTTTATTCAAAGCTCTCCAACGCCTTGAATTAAGTAGTGTTTTACCATACATAACATATGGAGTAGGATTACCGGAACAAGCGGAAG AGAGAATCATACAGGACATAGATATCAGCCAGACTTTAGATTATATGATGTCACATTTAGTGATATCATCCGATGACAGACGCAGCATTGAGCAGCACGTTAGACAAGATGATCAGAATAAAGCATTGCTTGAAATAGTAAATAAAAGGGGAGAGTCCACTTATACCGTGTTCGTTGATGCACTACGGAAAAGTGGATACACAGATTTAGCAGATGAATTGAAATCTAATTCACAGGAAGAGGGCTCAAGTGAAGCATTAGAACCTCAAAATAAAG GATTGTCCGACTGGACTGTTCCTGTTTATAGAGTTCGTCTACAGAAGAATTACTCAACTATCATTGACTGTATAAATCATGAGAAAATAGTAGATCATTTAATATCATGTGATATTTTGACAATAGCTGATAGTCAAATGATAAATGCCTGCCCAGCACAAATACAAAAGAACAGAAAACTAATGGACATTCTTTTGCATGGGAGTGAAAAGGGATTTATTGAATTTCTAAAAGCTTTACGAGAAGACTCTGTTACTACTGAACTGGCAGATGAAATAGAAAGCACATTGGTTACAAGTAGAAATATATCAACCATGCATGGTTGCTACAAGTAA